In Campylobacter anatolicus, the following are encoded in one genomic region:
- a CDS encoding TrbG/VirB9 family P-type conjugative transfer protein, with amino-acid sequence MKNLKLAILSIPLFMSANQTQTGLSDSQMNEVRAIIQQTQQLVDEQQGNSMGENIFNTQNPANANDYANTNIKIDPLGIGSKRVNNELQDNGAKAYKNKELEIDNMEQREELSKEELELMRRAIRNQNLNALQNRFFAKKYRGYENTQTIKYTPNKTHKIRTRHAMATTLIFDSPIDSYVLGDTSGFSVQELENKPNAIVVKPHLIGIDTSLTIFTNDGKLHTFYIFSTDYKNTNDPNFIIYIKDDEAIKAKQEKQKAIDEKYLTIKDGIAELKILKSDIYSGYVQKAKKENEWLLSAEIFSDKKFTYFKYAKDEMPQIPTIFAVIDKQDSPVETRVIGDYIIAETINPKFTIKSGDSYVCVERKETIQERERKEERKRLNTNKQVLKERAKEAKRGK; translated from the coding sequence ATGAAAAATTTAAAACTAGCAATATTATCTATACCCCTTTTTATGTCTGCAAATCAAACTCAAACCGGACTAAGTGATAGTCAAATGAACGAAGTGAGAGCAATAATACAACAGACCCAACAGCTAGTAGATGAGCAACAGGGTAACTCAATGGGAGAAAATATTTTTAATACTCAAAATCCAGCAAATGCAAATGATTATGCTAACACAAATATAAAGATAGACCCATTGGGTATTGGCTCTAAAAGGGTAAATAACGAATTGCAAGATAATGGGGCTAAGGCTTATAAAAATAAAGAGTTAGAAATAGACAATATGGAGCAAAGAGAGGAGCTAAGCAAGGAGGAATTAGAGCTAATGCGTAGAGCCATACGCAATCAAAATTTAAACGCTTTACAAAATAGATTTTTTGCAAAAAAATATAGGGGATATGAGAACACACAGACCATTAAATATACTCCAAACAAAACGCATAAAATTCGCACACGTCACGCAATGGCGACAACATTGATTTTTGATAGTCCTATCGATAGCTATGTTTTAGGCGACACAAGCGGATTTAGTGTGCAAGAGTTAGAAAATAAACCAAATGCAATAGTTGTTAAGCCACACCTAATTGGTATTGATACTAGCCTTACTATTTTTACAAATGACGGAAAACTACATACTTTTTATATTTTTTCAACTGATTATAAAAATACAAATGACCCAAATTTTATAATTTACATAAAAGATGATGAAGCTATAAAGGCAAAGCAAGAAAAGCAAAAAGCCATAGATGAAAAATATCTTACTATAAAAGACGGCATAGCAGAACTTAAAATTTTAAAAAGTGATATTTATAGCGGATATGTTCAAAAAGCCAAAAAAGAAAATGAGTGGTTACTATCGGCTGAAATTTTTAGCGATAAGAAATTTACATATTTTAAATATGCAAAAGACGAAATGCCACAAATTCCTACAATATTTGCAGTTATTGATAAGCAAGATAGTCCAGTAGAAACAAGAGTGATAGGCGACTACATTATAGCTGAAACAATAAATCCAAAATTTACTATCAAGAGTGGCGATAGTTATGTATGTGTAGAACGCAAAGAAACCATACAGGAACGTGAGCGTAAAGAGGAGCGTAAAAGACTAAATACTAACAAACAAGTGCTAAAAGAGCGTGCAAAAGAAGCAAAAAGGGGGAAATAA
- a CDS encoding type IV secretion system protein: MAIANEKKIDPNFIFKTERNIKAYMLYTIIVLFLTIIGLVITLILLMPLKETKPYLLTFSNSDTNFVRISEGGIDIRKEEGLLKSILAGYVKNRETINRIDDIERYNIVRTQSKKSVWEGFQALVSQSGSIYTTNNLLRKIDIINIAVLSQNVATIDFQAETGTQSRNDLTYKKYRAAIEFDFNSPLNSQKEQLNNPTGFIVTKYAISEILEKDENKK; this comes from the coding sequence ATGGCAATAGCTAACGAAAAAAAGATAGACCCAAATTTCATATTTAAAACAGAGAGAAACATTAAGGCATATATGCTCTACACTATAATAGTTTTGTTTCTGACTATTATAGGATTGGTAATAACTCTTATATTACTTATGCCACTAAAGGAAACAAAACCTTATTTGCTAACTTTCTCAAATTCTGATACAAATTTTGTGAGAATTAGTGAGGGCGGTATAGATATAAGAAAAGAGGAGGGTTTGCTTAAGAGCATACTTGCTGGCTATGTTAAGAATAGAGAAACCATAAATCGTATCGATGATATTGAAAGATACAATATCGTAAGAACGCAAAGCAAGAAAAGTGTATGGGAGGGTTTTCAAGCTTTAGTTTCTCAAAGTGGCTCAATATATACTACAAATAATTTGCTTCGAAAGATTGATATTATCAATATTGCTGTGCTATCCCAAAATGTTGCCACTATTGACTTTCAAGCCGAAACTGGCACTCAATCAAGAAATGACTTGACCTATAAGAAATATAGGGCAGCCATAGAATTTGATTTTAATTCGCCATTAAATTCACAAAAAGAGCAACTTAATAATCCTACTGGATTTATAGTTACAAAATACGCTATTAGCGAAATTTTAGAAAAAGATGAGAATAAAAAATGA
- a CDS encoding type IV secretion system DNA-binding domain-containing protein, with product MSSIFTYLKKQKNKSNQDYTLNSINKGVDNIFNTIQPEIFTMAKENNIACKYGSDFLVTKDGNLTIGIELAGTSYAGLSLDNEISYLQNRIAFFTALKSDFELNIVIQKKKIADSLKQRLECKNIYANEVIQKWTTAQNIFKISYYLFISTTTKNITGFLEGFKSKATTEQENKNGESFTFNNKISQLKDLIIEIKNKLNTFNPRQMSGDEILNFYATYSNAQDTNLKYTYELISDCYISSDVEFKKDYIEFHRNDGSTAYARFISIKAYETEGIKSMMTTDLIRNNNEFMVFIHLRPFEKEKAIKRIKEIATFKIDAIKDELYELIEQIKADRENLVEMAYSVYLLAPSLDELETKTNDIKAILENQGLNIVRETINQKPLYFSFFPSRGNLNARKKPLKVSNLSTIVTFENEETGFNKNDWGDEAVTSFKHINQTPFLFNFHWQENGDRPSGHTMIIGGTGAGKTTIAQFLMLNCYKYNIDIFSMDKLRGMYNFATYTDGEYHDSDGENKFELNPFSLPNTNDNKAFLKSWLAFMAKVDDSEHEAISEISKTIERIYSPLNDGNIMTLKDFIQSLPANDNTNLKLRFENYKDSIFDNENDALNFTKQLSILNMDGILNDPKIAGLTAMYIFHKLKNQAKNNTTKRGFLCFIDELKDYLNDETMSEKILEAILEVRKIGGVMVMGFQSMSLFENMQRGSSFLDNIANYIIYPTNSEQTIQELTYSIGLTETEANFLRTTPQNSRQVLLKQRLNGKSCYLDLDLSRLNNHLRIFSSSSDNVMLMKRLKAEHPTQWRNMYLNY from the coding sequence ATGAGTAGTATTTTTACATATTTGAAAAAACAAAAAAATAAGTCAAACCAAGACTATACGCTCAATAGTATAAATAAGGGTGTTGATAATATTTTTAATACAATACAACCTGAAATTTTTACAATGGCAAAAGAAAATAATATCGCTTGTAAATATGGTAGCGATTTTTTAGTTACAAAAGACGGAAATTTAACAATAGGCATAGAGTTGGCAGGAACGAGCTATGCTGGACTTAGTTTGGATAATGAAATAAGTTATCTACAAAATAGAATTGCATTTTTTACTGCTTTAAAAAGCGACTTTGAGTTAAATATAGTTATACAGAAAAAAAAGATTGCTGATAGTTTAAAACAAAGATTGGAATGCAAAAATATTTATGCAAATGAAGTTATACAAAAATGGACGACAGCACAAAATATTTTTAAAATTTCATACTATCTTTTCATATCAACTACTACAAAAAATATCACTGGTTTTTTAGAGGGATTTAAATCAAAAGCTACAACCGAACAAGAAAATAAAAATGGAGAGAGTTTTACCTTTAATAACAAAATTTCACAATTAAAAGATTTAATTATTGAGATAAAAAATAAATTAAATACATTTAATCCACGTCAAATGAGTGGCGATGAAATTTTAAATTTCTATGCCACATATTCAAATGCACAAGATACAAATTTAAAATACACATACGAACTAATAAGCGATTGCTACATTAGTTCTGACGTAGAATTTAAAAAAGATTATATTGAGTTTCATCGCAACGACGGAAGCACTGCATACGCTAGATTTATTAGTATAAAAGCCTATGAAACAGAGGGTATTAAGTCAATGATGACTACTGACCTAATACGTAACAACAATGAATTTATGGTATTTATTCACTTAAGACCATTTGAAAAAGAAAAAGCAATAAAAAGAATAAAAGAGATAGCTACATTTAAAATAGACGCCATTAAAGATGAGCTTTATGAGCTAATAGAACAAATTAAGGCTGATAGAGAAAATTTAGTGGAAATGGCTTATTCGGTTTATCTATTAGCACCTAGCCTTGATGAGCTTGAGACAAAAACAAATGATATTAAAGCAATTCTTGAAAATCAAGGGTTAAACATAGTTCGTGAAACCATAAATCAAAAACCACTTTATTTTAGTTTTTTTCCAAGTCGTGGTAATCTTAATGCTCGTAAAAAGCCACTTAAAGTCTCTAATTTATCAACCATAGTGACATTTGAAAATGAGGAAACTGGATTTAATAAAAACGACTGGGGAGATGAGGCAGTTACTAGCTTTAAACATATAAATCAAACACCATTTTTGTTTAACTTTCACTGGCAAGAGAATGGGGATCGCCCCAGTGGCCACACAATGATTATTGGTGGCACTGGTGCTGGTAAGACTACAATAGCTCAATTTTTAATGCTAAACTGCTACAAATACAACATTGATATTTTTTCAATGGATAAGCTTCGCGGTATGTATAACTTCGCTACTTACACTGACGGCGAATATCACGATAGTGACGGCGAGAATAAATTTGAACTAAATCCGTTTAGTCTGCCAAATACAAACGATAACAAAGCTTTTTTAAAGTCGTGGTTGGCTTTTATGGCAAAAGTAGATGATAGCGAACACGAAGCTATAAGTGAAATTTCAAAAACAATAGAGCGTATTTATAGCCCACTTAATGATGGTAATATAATGACGTTAAAAGACTTTATACAAAGCCTACCAGCAAACGATAATACAAATTTAAAGTTAAGGTTTGAAAATTATAAAGATAGTATTTTTGATAACGAAAACGACGCCCTTAATTTTACAAAGCAACTTTCAATTCTGAATATGGACGGCATTTTAAATGACCCAAAAATTGCTGGTTTAACAGCTATGTATATTTTCCACAAACTTAAAAATCAAGCAAAGAACAATACAACTAAACGCGGATTTTTATGCTTTATAGATGAATTAAAAGACTATCTTAATGACGAAACTATGAGTGAAAAGATACTAGAAGCAATTTTGGAAGTTCGTAAAATAGGTGGAGTTATGGTTATGGGTTTTCAATCAATGAGCTTATTTGAAAATATGCAAAGAGGCTCATCTTTTTTGGACAATATAGCAAATTATATTATCTATCCAACAAATTCAGAACAAACAATACAGGAGCTTACATACTCAATTGGACTAACTGAAACAGAGGCAAACTTTTTACGAACAACACCTCAAAATTCACGTCAGGTATTGCTTAAGCAAAGACTAAATGGTAAAAGCTGTTATTTAGACCTTGACTTATCAAGGCTAAATAATCATTTGCGTATCTTTTCATCAAGCTCTGATAATGTAATGCTAATGAAAAGACTTAAAGCTGAACACCCAACACAATGGCGAAATATGTATTTAAACTATTAA